In a genomic window of Quercus lobata isolate SW786 chromosome 4, ValleyOak3.0 Primary Assembly, whole genome shotgun sequence:
- the LOC115984241 gene encoding MDIS1-interacting receptor like kinase 2-like — protein MPSSVSISLVILVWITTIIIINHVGSANTSTVAKPQSPPLAQEAKALNQTLWWWRRNEENISNLCKWDGIVCNDGGSVIEINLNYTIWYENAKLNFNFSSFPNLVRFKLAKMGQYGSIPPEIGSVSKLTYLNLSWNSLSGELPLSLVKLTQLEKLDISFNQMSGPIPLQLGNLSSLVELNLGGNSFSGSIPSTLGLLTCLTRLDLHSNQIDGTIPFEIYNLKNLTALHLGTNNLFGPISSKIGNLKNVVSLDISNNMVTGPLPRTLGCLTNLTLISLASNQINGSIPLEIGNMRKLRHLDLHNNGLAGLIPSTIGSLTELVFLDFSVNNFVGSIPPYLGHFANLRYLDIHSNQINGSINSTIADLLFLEYLDLSSNYISGIIPQELSQLAKLRYLNLSLNKLSGNYFSSNTISVLDLSHNNLSKFFPFHDWHSLEKLFLSHNQFYGSIPPQLPYSYNLTTIDLSHNLFSGKLPPTLGDLSFLLRLDLSFNNLTGNIPSTFGSIYEMNLSYNSLEGPIPDSFWRYNTLEAVLGNPNLCHDHISGLPNCSTWIKKFSRTDTIILFTVILGFLLLGIIGIAFLSRQKEIRNKQHESKAMRTGDLFSIWNYDGNIAFEDIITATEDFDIKYCIGTGGYGSVYKANLPSGKVVALKKLHRLEADEPSFDKSFRNEAKVLSEIRHRNIVKLYGFCLHQRCMFLIYEYIERGSLFYVLSNDIEAKELNWKKRVNIIKGIANALSYLHHDCIPTIVHRDVTTSNILLNSEFEAFVADFGIARPLNPNSSNLTTLAGTYGYIAPELAYTMVVNEKCDVYSFSVVVLETIMGRHPGELISSLASSSTQHIMLKDVLDPRLSPHINQTIAQSVVLVVTLALAGLRSNPKSRPTMKQVSQEFSVQRSQLPKPFAEISMQQLMNQEIYVIEK, from the exons ATGCCATCCTCTGTTTCCATTTCCCTTGTGATATTAGTTTGGATTACTACCATCATAATCATAAACCATGTGGGTAGTGCGAATACTTCTACGGTTGCAAAACCTCAATCACCGCCACTAGCCCAGGAAGCAAAGGCTCTGAACCAGACTctgtggtggtggaggaggaatGAAGAAAATATCTCAAATCTTTGCAAGTGGGACGGTATCGTTTGCAATGATGGTGGAAGCGTGATAGAGATCAACTTAAACTATACCATTTGGTATGAGAATGCCAAGTTAAATTTCAACTTCTCTTCTTTCCCAAATTTGGTCCGATTCAAGCTAGCAAAAATGGGGCAATACGGGAGCATCCCACCAGAGATTGGTAGTGTTTCTAAACTCACTTACCTTAACTTATCTTGGAATAGTCTTTCAGGTGAACTACCTCTCTCACTCGTAAAACTCACTCAATTAGAGAAGCTTGATATTTCTTTCAATCAAATGAGCGGTCCAATTCCCTTACAATTGGGAAACCTGAGTAGTCTTGTTGAATTAAACCTGGGTGGAAATTCCTTCAGTGGTTCAATCCCTTCAACTCTTGGTCTTTTGACTTGTCTCACTCGTCTTGATTTACATTCAAATCAAATTGACGGTACTATCCCTTTCGAAATTTATAATCTAAAGAATTTGACGGCTCTGCATTTGGGTACAAACAATCTTTTTGGTCctatttcttcaaaaattggaAACCTGAAAAATGTGGTTTCTCTAGACATTTCTAATAACATGGTCACTGGTCCACTTCCTCGGACTTTGGGTTGTTTGACAAACTTGACCCTTATCTCTCTTGCTTCCAACCAAATCAATGGCTCCATACCCCTAGAAATAGGAAACATGAGAAAGCTGAGGCACTTGGATCTCCATAATAATGGTCTTGCTGGCCTAATCCCTTCAACTATAGGGAGCTTGACCGAATTGGTGTTTCTGGATTTTAGTGTTAATAATTTCGTTGGTTCAATTCCCCCATACCTGGGTCATTTTGCCAATTTAAGATATCTGGACATtcattcaaatcaaataaatggtTCCATAAATTCAACGATTGCAGATTTGCTGTTTTTAGAATATTTGGATCTATCAAGTAACTATATATCTGGAATCATTCCGCAAGAGCTTAGTCAGTTAGCCAAATTGCGATATCTTAATCTTTCCTTGAACAAACTTTCAGGCAACTATTTTTCCTCAAACACAATTTCTGTTCTGGATCTGTCCCACAACAATCTGAGCAAATTTTTCCCATTTCACGATTGGCATTCTTTGGAGAAATTGTTTTTGAGCCACAACCAATTTTATGGAAGCATTCCGCCTCAACTTCCTTACTCATATAATTTAACTACCATCGACCTTAGTCACAACTTGTTTAGTGGAAAATTACCCCCTACCCTTGGGGACCTCAGTTTCTTACTACGCTTGGATCTCAGCTTTAATAATCTCACTGGTAACATTCCCAGCACTTTTGGTTCAATATACGAAATGAATTTGTCTTACAACTCTTTGGAAGGTCCAATCCCAGATAGTTTTTGGAGATATAATACACTTGAGGCAGTTCTAGGCAACCCGAATTTATGCCATGATCACATCTCAGGATTACCTAATTGCTCCACATGGATTAAGAAATTCTCAAGGACTGATACAATTATTCTTTTCACGGTTATCCTTGGATTCTTATTGCTTGGAATTATTGGAATTGCTTTCCTCTCTCGTCAGAAGGAAATTAGGAACAAACAACATGAGTCTAAAGCAATGAGGACTGGAGATTTATTCTCAATATGGAATTATGATGGAAATATTGCATTTGAAGACATCATTACAGCAACAGAGGACTTTGACATCAAATATTGTATTGGAACTGGTGGTTATGGTAGCGTTTACAAAGCTAACTTACCTAGTGGAAAAGTTGTTGCCCTTAAAAAACTTCATCGTTTAGAGGCTGATGAGCCATCTTTTGACAAGAGTTTCAGAAATGAAGCAAAAGTCTTGTCTGAAATTCGTCACCGTAACATTGTGAAGCTTTATGGGTTCTGCCTACATCAAAGATGCATGTTTTTGATTTATGAATACATTGAAAGAGGAAGCTTATTTTATGTCCTAAGCAATGACATTGAAGCAAAGGAGTTGAATTGGAAGAAACGTGTGAACATCATTAAAGGCATAGCAAATGCTTTATCTTACTTGCATCATGATTGCATTCCAACAATTGTCCATCGAGACGTAACCACCAGCAACATTTTACTAAACTCAGAATTTGAGGCATTTGTTGCAGATTTTGGCATAGCTAGACCCTTAAATCCTAATTCCTCCAATTTAACCACACTTGCTGGCACCTACGGATATATTGCCccag aACTTGCTTACACCATGGTTGTGAATGAAAAATGCGATGTCTATAGCTTCAGTGTAGTGGTGCTAGAAACAATAATGGGAAGGCATCCAGGAGAGCTAATTTCCTCATTGGCATCATCATCCACTCAACATATCATGCTGAAAGATGTCTTAGACCCTCGCCTCTCACCTCATATCAACCAAACAATTGCTCAGAGTGTGGTTCTAGTTGTAACGCTAGCATTGGCAGGCCTACGTTCCAATCCCAAATCCCGCCCCACAATGAAACAAGTATCACAGGAGTTTTCTGTTCAAAGGTCACAATTGCCCAAGCCCTTTGCTGAAATTTCAATGCAACAGTTGATGAATCAAGAAATTTATGTTATAGAGAAATAA